One genomic region from Phragmites australis chromosome 1, lpPhrAust1.1, whole genome shotgun sequence encodes:
- the LOC133909968 gene encoding protein argonaute 4A gives MESNNGEADDLPPPPPLAPDIEPIKAEEAKKLSKPKKALVPRKGFGKKGQQIKLLTNHFKVSLKNTDEFFYHYYVNLKYEDDRLVDGKGVGRKVIDKLQQTYATELANKDFAYDGEKSLFTIGALPQVNNEFTVVLEDVSTGKMAANGSPGNDSPSGSDRKRVRRPYQTKTFKVELSFAAKIPMSAIAQALRGQESEHTQEAIRVIDIILRQHSAKQGCLLVRQSFFHNNPSNFVDLGGGVMGCRGFHTSFRATQSGLSLNIDVSTTMIVKPGPVIDFLLANQKVDHPNKIDWAKAKRALKNLRIKTSPANTEYKIVGLSDRSCSEQMFTLKNRNGENGDPETTEMSVYDYFVKNRGIELRYSGDFPCINVGKPKRPTYFPVELCSLVPLQRYTKALSTLQRSSLVEKSRQKPQERMTVLSDVLQRSNYDSEPMLMACGISIAKRFTEVDGRVLQAPKLKAGNGEDIFTRNGRWNFNNKRLIRASSVEKWAVVNFSARCNVRDLVRDLIKCGGMKGIKVDQPFDAFEENPSMRRAPAVKRVDDMFDQVKTKLPGAPKFLLCVLAERKNSDVYGPWKKKCLAEFGIVTQCVAPTRVNDQYLTNVLLKINAKLGGLNSLLQIEASPAIPLVSKVPTIILGMDVSHGSPGQSDMPSIAAVVGSREWPLISKYRASVRAQSPKMEMIDSLFKPQGTEDDGLIRECLIDFYTSSGKRKPEQIIIFRDGVSESQFNQVLNIELDQIIEACKFLDEKWCPKFTLIVAQKNHHTKFFLPGSPDNVPPGTVVDNKVCHPRNYDFYMCSHAGMIGTTRPTHYHILHDEIGFSPDDLQELVHSLSYVYQRSTTAISVVAPICYAHLAAAQVGQFIKFDEMSETSSSHGGHTSAGSVPVPELPRLHEKVRSSMFFC, from the exons ATGGAGTCCAACAATGGTGAGGCTGATGacttgcctcctccacctcctttggCTCCAGACATAGAGCCAATTAAAGCTGAGGAAGCAAAGAAGTTGTCGAAACCTAAGAAGGCGCTGGTCCCAAGGAAAGGTTTTGGCAAAAAAGGGCAGCAGATAAAGCTTTTAACAAACCACTTCAAAGTTTCTCTGAAGAACACAGATGAATTTTTCTATCACTACTAT GTGAATCTGAAGTATGAAGATGATAGGCTGGTTGATGGCAAGGGGGTAGGGAGAAAAGTGATTGACAAACTCCAGCAAACTTACGCAACTGAGCTTGCAAATAAAGATTTCGCATATGATGGTGAGAAGAGCCTGTTCACAATTGGTGCTCTTCCTCAAGTTAACAACGAGTTTACTGTTGTGCTGGAAGATGTTTCCACTGGAAA GATGGCTGCAAATGGAAGCCCTGGCAATGATAGTCCTTCTGGAAGTGACAGGAAAAGGGTTAGAAGGCCCTACCAGACAAAGACGTTCAAAGTGGAGCTATCCTTCGCAGCGAAAATTCCTATGAGTGCAATTGCACAGGCTTTGAGAGGTCAGGAATCCGAGCATACTCAGGAAGCAATCCGAGTAATTGATATTATTTTGAGACAGCACTCTGCAAAGCA GGGTTGCCTCTTGGTCCGTCAATCTTTCTTCCACAATAATCCTTCCAACTTTGTTGACTTGGGTGGCGGTGTAATGGGCTGTAGAGGATTCCATACTAGCTTCCGTGCTACACAGAGTGGACTTTCACTTAATATTG ACGTGTCCACAACAATGATAGTGAAACCTGGTCCTGTTATTGATTTTCTACTTGCCAACCAGAAGGTTGATCATCCAAACAAGATTGACTGGGCCAAG GCTAAGCGTGCCTTGAAGAATTTAAGGATAAAGACAAGCCCTGCAAATACAGAATATAAGATTGTTGGTTTGAGCGACAGGAGTTGCTCTGAACAGAT GTTCACACTAAAGAACAGAAATGGTGAAAATGGTGACCCTGAAACAACAGAGATGAGTGTTTATGATTACTTTGTCAAGAACCGTGGCATAGAGTTGAGATACTCTGGTGATTTTCCCTGTATTAATGTGGGGAAGCCAAAGCGGCCGACATATTTCCCTGTTGAG CTTTGCAGCCTTGTGCCTTTACAAAGATACACTAAGGCGTTGAGTACACTTCAGAGATCTTCACTTGTTGAGAAGTCTAGGCAGAAACCACAAGAAAGGATGACAGTTCTGTCTGAT GTACTTCAACGAAGCAACTATGACTCGGAGCCTATGCTGATGGCATGCGGCATTTCGATAGCCAAAAGATTCACTGAAGTTGATGGTAGGGTACTGCAGGCACCCAAG CTCAAAGCTGGAAACGGAGAAGATATTTTTACACGTAATGGGAGATGGAACTTCAATAATAAG AGGCTCATCAGAGCTAGCAGTGTCGAGAAATGGGCTGTGGTGAACTTTTCTGCACGATGCAATGTCAGGGATCTTGTCCGAGATCTCATCAAGTGTGGGGGCATGAAGGGAATT AAAGTAGATCAACCTTTCGATGCATTTGAAGAGAATCCTTCCATGAGACGTGCACCTGCTGTAAAAAGGGTGGATGACATGTTTGATCAAGTAAAAACGAAGCTTCCTGGAGCACCCAAGTTTCTTTTGTGTGTTCTTGCTGAGAGGAAGAATTCTGATGTTTATG GGCCTTGGAAGAAGAAATGTCTTGCTGAATTTGGGATTGTTACACAGTGTGTGGCACCTACAAGAGTCAATGATCAATATCTTACAAATGTCCTGCTTAAGATAAATGCAAAG CTTGGTGGCTTAAATTCATTGCTTCAAATTGAAGCATCTCCTGCTATTCCTCTTGTATCCAAGGTCCCAACTATCATTCTGGGAATGGATGTGTCCCATGGTTCACCTGGACAGTCTGATATGCCCTCCATTGCTGCT gtTGTGGGTTCTCGTGAATGGCCTCTTATCTCAAAATACAGAGCTTCGGTGCGTGCTCAATCACCTAAGATGGAAATGATTGATTCCTTGTTTAAGCCACAAGGAACTGAGGATGATGGTCTCATTCG GGAGTGTCTCATTGACTTCTACACCAGTTCTGGGAAGAGAAAGCCTGAGCAAATCATTATATTCAG GGATGGGGTTAGCGAAAGCCAGTTTAATCAGGTGCTGAACATTGAGTTGGATCAAATAATTGAG GCTTGCAAGTTTCTGGATGAGAAATGGTGTCCCAAGTTCACATTGATTGTTGCCCAGAAAAATCATCATACTAAGTTTTTCTTGCCTGGATCTCCAGATAATGTTCCTCCTG GTACTGTTGTGGACAACAAAGTCTGCCATCCAAGAAACTATGACTTCTACATGTGTTCTCATGCTGGAATGATT GGTACTACGAGGCCAACACATTACCATATTCTGCATGATGAGATAGGCTTCAGCCCTGATGACCTCCAGGAGTTGGTGCATTCACTCTCTTATGT GTATCAAAGGAGCACAACAGCCATTTCAGTTG TTGCTCCGATCTGTTACGCACATCTTGCTGCCGCTCAGGTCGGCCAGTTCATAAAGTTCGACGAGATGTCTGAGACCTCGTCCAGCCATGGAGGCCACACCTCGGCTGGCAGCGTCCCAGTGCCGGAGCTACCTCGCCTGCACGAGAAAGTTAGGAGCTCCATGTTCTTCTGCTGA